From a single Oncorhynchus tshawytscha isolate Ot180627B linkage group LG29, Otsh_v2.0, whole genome shotgun sequence genomic region:
- the LOC112227653 gene encoding LOW QUALITY PROTEIN: myotubularin-related protein 6 (The sequence of the model RefSeq protein was modified relative to this genomic sequence to represent the inferred CDS: inserted 1 base in 1 codon): protein MEHIRTPKVEQVRLLDRFSNKSTSGTLHLTATHLIFVESNADGAQEIWILHHHIGSVEKLSLTTSGCPLVIQCRNFRVVHFVVQRERDCHDIYSSLLRLLRPVSYEELYAFSYNPKQNEQQREEGWQLIDLGAEFERMGVPCDQWQLTDVNRNYKICETYPRDLYVPITASKPIIVGSSKFRSKGRFPVLTYFYQEKKAAVCRCSQPLSGFSARCLEDESMLQAISKANHNSRFVYVMDTRPKLNAMANRAAGKGYENEDNYSNIRFQFVGIENIHVMRTSLQKLLEVVGTRSLSVNDYLLGLESSGWLRHVKAVVDAAIFLTKAVTVEGASVLVHCSDGWDRTAQVCSLGALLMDPFYRTIKGFMVLIEKDWISFGHKFADRCDQLDGDPKEVSPVFTQFLECVWQLTEQFPQAFEFNEWLLLQIHEHVHSCQYGNFLANNQRRREELQLKDRTHSLWAFLLSEGQNYLNPAYCHTYADSHPVLEPSTLPCHLKFWRNMYHQFDRSMHPXQSVLKNVLTLKESNRQLEDTIMKLEARLQKHGISPPPQTPRPPKDQRTLLNHTRPHSLILGAPLSLKEAQHQEEVGEEAKKCCSDTERTVEGSSGSERKESYGDLQGTYGANVEPAVVSLEFGVARMTC, encoded by the exons ACGGCTACACACCTCATCTTCGTGGAGAGCAATGCCGACGGCGCCCAGGAGATCTGG ATCCTGCACCACCACATCGGGTCAGTGGAGAAGCTGTCGTTGACCACCAGCGGTTGTCCCCTGGTCATCCAGTGTCGTAACTTCAGAGTGGTCCACTTTgtggtccagagagagagagactgtcacgACATCTACAGCTCACTGCTCAGACTGCTACGACCAG tATCCTATGAGGAGCTCTATGCGTTCTCCTACAACCCCAAGCAGAAcgagcagcagagagaggagggctggcagCTCATTGACCTGGGggcagagtttgagaggatgGGCGTCCCCTGCGACCAATGGCAGCTCACTGATGTCAACAGGAACTACAAG ATCTGTGAGACGTATCCCAGGGACCTGTATGTGCCCATCACAGCCAGTAAGCCCATCATCGTCGGCAGCTCCAAGTTCAGGAGCAAAGGACGCTTCCCTGTCCTCACATACTTCTACCAGGAGAAGAAG GCAGCGGTGTGTCGGTGCAGCCAGCCTCTCTCTGGGTTTAGCGCGCGATGCCTGGAGGATGAGAGCATGCTGCAGGCCATCAGCAAAGCCAATCACAACAGCCGATTTGTCTACGTCATGGATACCAGGCCCAAG tTGAATGCCATGGCCAACAGAGCAGCTGGTAAAGGCTATGAGAATGAAGATAACTACTCCAACATCCGCTTTCAGTTTGTGGGGATTGAGAACATCCACGTGATGAGGACCAGCCTACAGAAACTACTGGAAG tggtGGGAACTCGTTCTCTGTCAGTGAATGACTACCTGCTGGGCTTGGAGAGCTCTGGTTGGCTACGACACGTCAAAGCTGTGGTAGACGCAGCCATCTTCCTCACCAAG gcAGTAACAGTAGAAGGAGCCAGTGTGTTGGTCCACTGTTCAGACGGCTGGGATCGGACAGCCCAGGTCTGCTCTCTGGGAGCTCTGCTCATGGACCCCTTCTACCGCACCATCAAAGGCTTCATG GTCCTCATAGAGAAAGACTGGATCTCATTTGGACACAAGTTTGCAGACAGATGTGATCAGTTGGATGGTGACCCCAAGGAGGTGTCCCCCGTCTTCACACAGTTCCTGGAGTGTGTGTGGCAGCTCACAGAACAGTTCCCCCAG GCGTTTGAGTTCAATGAGTGGCTGCTGCTGCAGATCCATGAACATGTTCACTCCTGTCAGTACGGGAACTTCCTGGCCAACAACCAGAGACGGAGAGAAGAGCTgca ACTCAAAGACAGGACTCACTCTCTGTGGGCGTTTCTGTTGAGTGAGGGGCAGAACTACCTAAACCCCGCCTACTGCCACACCTACGCAGACTCACACCCTGTCCTAGAACCCTCCACCCTGCCCTGCCACCTCAA GTTCTGGAGGAATATGTACCACCAGTTTGATCGTTCCATGCACC GTCAGTCTGTCCTGAAAAACGTTCTCACCCTGAAAGAGAGCAACCGCCAACTGGAAGACACAATCATGAAACTGGAGGCT aGACTACAGAAGCATGGCATCAGCCCCCCACCCCAGACCCCCAGGCCCCCTAAAGACCAACGCACCCTCCTTAACCACACACGGCCCCACTCCCTCATCCTGGGAGCCCCCCTCAGCCTTAAGGAGGCGCAGCatcaggaggaggtgggggaggaggcaAAAAAATGCTGCAGTGACACAGAGCGGACAGTAGAGGGAAGCAGCGGCTCAGAGCGCAAGGAGAGCTACGGAGACTTGCAGGGGACATACGGGGCTAATGTGGAGCCCGCTGTGGTCAGCCTGGAGTTTGGAGTAGCCCGCATGACAtgctga